From one Kiritimatiellia bacterium genomic stretch:
- a CDS encoding ParB/RepB/Spo0J family partition protein → MAKHGLGRGLNALIKETPAAEAETDARDSREHVPVDNILPNPYQPRQNFAPEELAELAVSIKAHGVLQPVLVRRKGAQFELVTGERRWRAARQIGLAVIPAIVKEVGESEMLELGLIENLQRENLNVIEEAEGYQNLAVKFNLSQDEIAKRVGKARATVANVLRILTLPQEIRRMLAENKLQTGHAKALLAVPLDEEKCLLARRAAAEGWPVRAIEKAAARLTRAPRKKRTSRDDIPAQHLQHISDLLHRHFGTGIRIFPCRTLANGKKTRGALEIDFYSSEDLNRILELLGLGEERST, encoded by the coding sequence ATGGCCAAACATGGATTAGGGCGGGGATTGAACGCGTTGATCAAGGAAACGCCGGCGGCGGAAGCCGAAACGGACGCGAGGGACAGCCGGGAACACGTGCCCGTTGATAATATCCTGCCGAATCCCTATCAGCCGCGCCAGAACTTCGCGCCCGAAGAGCTGGCAGAACTGGCCGTTTCCATCAAAGCACACGGTGTTTTGCAGCCGGTTCTGGTCCGCCGGAAGGGAGCCCAGTTTGAACTGGTAACCGGCGAAAGGCGCTGGCGCGCCGCGCGCCAGATCGGCCTGGCCGTTATCCCCGCCATCGTGAAAGAGGTCGGCGAATCGGAAATGCTGGAACTGGGGCTCATTGAAAACCTGCAAAGGGAAAATCTGAACGTCATCGAGGAGGCCGAGGGCTACCAGAATCTCGCCGTAAAATTCAACCTCAGCCAGGATGAAATCGCCAAAAGAGTCGGCAAGGCGCGCGCCACGGTGGCCAACGTCCTGCGGATTTTGACCCTGCCGCAGGAAATCAGGCGGATGCTGGCCGAAAACAAGCTCCAAACCGGACACGCCAAGGCCTTGCTCGCGGTGCCGCTGGACGAGGAAAAATGCCTGCTGGCCAGGCGCGCGGCCGCGGAAGGCTGGCCGGTGCGCGCCATTGAAAAAGCCGCGGCCAGGCTGACCCGCGCTCCCCGAAAAAAACGGACAAGCCGCGACGATATCCCGGCCCAGCATCTCCAGCATATCTCCGACCTGCTGCACCGTCATTTCGGCACCGGCATCCGTATTTTCCCCTGCCGGACGCTGGCCAACGGCAAGAAAACCAGAGGCGCGCTGGAAATTGACTTTTATTCATCGGAAGACCTGAACCGTATCCTGGAACTCCTCGGACTCGGAGAGGAACGCTCAACCTGA
- a CDS encoding MarR family transcriptional regulator produces MNNSDSKIKYGGAAFRRLAIGEFADRISVIMHRMAAAMISDERNYLARGIISLPQLRVLEHVAGTKQGCAMRSIARGLGMKPPTVTGLMDRLVALGLAKRYASEADRRGVLAEATPKGRRILDQFHAERRRRLMEAFGPLSARERGDYLAILEKVATFVEARKKEKAESGLQNE; encoded by the coding sequence GTGAACAATTCGGATAGTAAAATAAAATACGGCGGCGCCGCTTTCCGGCGGCTGGCCATCGGGGAATTTGCCGATCGCATAAGCGTTATCATGCACCGGATGGCGGCGGCCATGATTTCGGACGAACGGAACTATCTTGCGCGCGGAATAATCTCGCTTCCGCAATTGCGGGTTCTGGAGCATGTCGCCGGCACGAAGCAAGGATGCGCGATGCGTTCCATCGCGCGCGGGCTGGGCATGAAGCCGCCCACCGTTACCGGCCTGATGGACCGGCTGGTTGCGCTCGGCCTGGCAAAGCGCTACGCCTCCGAGGCGGACCGGCGGGGCGTTCTCGCCGAGGCGACCCCCAAAGGCCGCCGCATACTGGATCAGTTTCACGCTGAAAGGCGGCGCCGGCTCATGGAAGCGTTCGGGCCTTTGAGCGCTCGGGAACGCGGCGATTATCTGGCGATCCTTGAAAAAGTGGCGACCTTTGTTGAGGCGCGGAAAAAGGAAAAAGCGGAAAGCGGATTGCAGAATGAATAA
- a CDS encoding TolC family protein: MNKRNYNRFPGVSAWFRLGPPLFSALAAALFMGGVALASAAADSTNAVTGIIGHPGPSAFIDSARTGRLLRIGMVDCVAWTLQNNSEILIKKIDPKLRDDDVAIARAVFEPNFYANAVLDGNRSPFPLPMNVYSSSVSRAVEVGAGVAGKLPPGTRYQLDFLGQRNDSDPAIKAVNPVYFAEPMITITQPIFKGAGFEVNEAEIVIASNYRNISAKDVRATVMQSISRAIIAYYNYCYSQEYKEIAAASLKRAQDLLAINRERYQHGIISSVDLLETETAVAEREKAVIVADALVSGTEDELKLVTNLVDDPELWNARLEPIDRPKLELRRTDLAQSLRNAFEFRPDYQIKTIELKNRDIAIKLADNNHRPALDLFGSYGMNGWGGDYGDALNTVEPGNSDWTVGLKFARPWGGAESAKLDQTKREKMKASLELKRLEQNIILDVRTRIREVETQRRQMDAARHARDMEAKNYEAQRERYAAGQVSTHDMLDYQERVATSETDYLKAVVDYQTALVALDNAEGITLAKNNIRLEE; encoded by the coding sequence ATGAATAAACGAAATTATAACCGTTTTCCGGGTGTTTCCGCCTGGTTCCGGCTTGGTCCGCCGTTGTTTTCAGCGCTGGCCGCCGCGCTTTTCATGGGCGGAGTTGCGCTGGCCTCCGCCGCGGCCGACTCCACCAACGCCGTCACGGGCATTATCGGCCATCCCGGCCCTTCGGCTTTCATTGATTCCGCGCGAACCGGCCGCCTGCTTCGGATCGGCATGGTGGATTGCGTCGCCTGGACGCTGCAGAATAATTCGGAAATCCTGATAAAAAAGATTGATCCCAAGCTGAGGGACGACGACGTTGCCATCGCCCGGGCGGTATTTGAGCCGAATTTTTATGCCAATGCCGTCCTGGACGGCAACCGGAGCCCGTTTCCCCTGCCGATGAACGTCTACAGTTCCAGTGTTTCCAGGGCGGTTGAAGTTGGCGCGGGCGTTGCCGGCAAACTGCCGCCCGGGACCCGTTATCAATTGGATTTTCTGGGGCAGCGCAATGACAGTGATCCGGCCATTAAAGCCGTCAATCCGGTCTATTTTGCGGAGCCCATGATTACGATTACGCAACCCATTTTCAAAGGCGCCGGTTTTGAAGTCAACGAGGCGGAGATTGTGATTGCCTCAAATTATCGGAACATTTCCGCCAAAGACGTGCGCGCCACGGTTATGCAGAGCATCAGCCGCGCCATAATCGCCTACTACAACTATTGCTATTCGCAGGAGTACAAAGAGATCGCCGCGGCGTCCCTGAAACGGGCGCAGGACCTGCTGGCCATCAACCGGGAGAGATATCAGCATGGTATCATCAGCTCGGTTGACCTGCTGGAGACAGAGACGGCGGTGGCGGAAAGGGAAAAGGCGGTGATCGTGGCCGACGCGCTCGTGTCCGGCACGGAAGACGAGTTGAAACTGGTTACCAACCTGGTGGATGATCCCGAATTGTGGAACGCGCGTCTGGAGCCGATTGACCGGCCGAAACTGGAATTGCGGAGAACTGACCTGGCGCAGAGTCTGCGCAACGCCTTTGAATTCCGTCCCGATTACCAGATAAAGACAATTGAGCTGAAAAACCGCGATATTGCCATCAAACTGGCCGATAACAATCATCGCCCCGCGCTGGATCTCTTCGGCAGTTACGGCATGAACGGGTGGGGGGGCGATTATGGGGACGCCTTGAATACCGTTGAGCCGGGAAACAGCGACTGGACGGTGGGCTTGAAGTTTGCCAGGCCATGGGGCGGTGCCGAGAGCGCTAAACTTGACCAGACGAAACGGGAAAAGATGAAAGCCAGCCTGGAGTTGAAAAGGCTTGAGCAGAATATCATTCTTGACGTTCGCACTCGGATCAGGGAAGTTGAGACCCAGCGCCGCCAGATGGACGCGGCCCGGCATGCCAGGGACATGGAGGCCAAGAATTACGAGGCGCAGCGCGAGCGTTACGCCGCCGGGCAGGTCAGCACGCATGACATGCTGGATTACCAGGAGCGCGTGGCCACGTCCGAAACCGATTATCTCAAGGCGGTGGTTGATTACCAGACCGCTCTGGTCGCGCTGGACAACGCGGAAGGCATAACGCTCGCCAAAAATAACATTCGCCTGGAGGAATAA